The genomic segment CAAACTCTCCAGTACTATCTTAAGCTATTATAATTTTGtcaaaattaaaggaaaatagGCATTCCATCAGAGAGTAAGAAATAAAACTAGACAGCATGTTCCATGGCAACCTGAACAAATAAGCTCACTTCCAGGACATGCACAAAGATATTAAAAACTATCCAAGTGGGGTCACATCAGAAATTATTCTAAGCTAAAGAAACAAAGTCAACGTAACTTGATTATCTACTAATTTTATATCAAAGTAGAGAACATACCGTTCACCAAAGTTTCTTTTTCCCCTGTTTAACCATCTGGTATCCGAAATCCACTAAGGGACTAATCCAGATTCGCACTAGGTATGACCACTCAGGTGGTAAAGTGACCCCATTAAAAGATTCTCTATTCTCATGGCtcgaacctgatattttttacCAAGGGAGTTTCTCCGCTTTGACCATGTATGCCCACTCAGGGGCAAAGTGTCCCCACGAAAAGATTCTCTATTCTTATGGCTCGAACATGATATTTTTTATGAAGGGCGGTTCTCTGGTTTAATCATGATGCCCACTCAGGGGTAAAGTGTCCCCACAAAAAGATTCTCTGTTCCCATGGCTGTAACTCAACATTTCTGATTAAGGCGTTTCTTCAATTTAACCATCCGGCACTCAAAACTCATTGTCTACTAATCCAGATTCACACCTGGTATGCCCACTTAGGGGTAAGGTGCCCCTACTCAAAGATTTTCTATTCTCATGGCTCGAACCAACTTTTCTGATTAAGGGCATTTCTCTGATTTAACCATCCGGTACGCAAACCCACTGATCGGCTAATCCAAATTTGAACCAGCTATGCCCACTCAGGGTAAATTGGGGCCCCACTGAATGATTCTCTATTCTCATAGCTCGAACCCGACATTTATAATTAAGGATGTTTCTCATGTTTAACCATCCAGTACCCAAAACCTTGATGACTAATCCAAATCCGCACCAGGTATGCCCACTCAGAGGTAAGGTGGCCCCACTGAATGATTGTCTATTCTCATGGCTCGAACCCGACATTTCTAACTAAGGGTGTTTTTCCGATTTAACCATCTGGTGCCCGAAAACTACTagccctctgtcccaatttataagatattttttttttagtacgtccaaaaagaataatacctttctatatttacaaaaaaaataactttaaaaattcacttttttaccCTTGATGAGATGATTCACAGCCCCGCAAATAGCTAAACCTTATTTTAAACCATAAATTTGaaaagtcttcttttctttctcaaacTCCATGCATAGTCAAACGGTgctacataaattgagacgaaaGGAGTAATTGACCAATCCAGATTCACAAATAGGTATGTCCACTTTGGGACTAAAGTGCCCCCTCCGAAAGATTTTCTATTCTCATGTTCAAACCCGACATTTCTAATTAAGGGCGAAAAAACCCAACTTGGTAGATGGGCCTCAACTTTATTGGTGATCAACCCGTCTCTTTTCAAGGGTAAACAATAATTAAAATGCAATTACATTTGAATGAAACAAAGGAGCATAAGAAGTTGTATggaattttataaattaagaGCTTGGTAGATGTTCAGTATAATGTCATTTAAGTATTAAGTTTTACTTTCCTCCgaaacataaattaaaattgCTCCAATTGGAATAGTTGAGGGTACATTTGACCCAAATAATGGGGAAAAATAATAGAGTTTCTGACATTATTTCAATTGGAAAATTATGAACTTTTTTTACGCTGGACAACGGTTAGTGAAGAGGGGTATTTTCAGAACTTTAGATAACATCAGGAGCTTTTTTGTTTGGATAATTTTAAGGCATGATACATAAACAGGGCCTCATACGCGGTTTCAGCTagcaagtatgccctccaattTTGGGTGTGCATAAGTAggcatttaatttgtataaagttgaacacgtaAAAACTAATGGTGACGTGATACATAAATTTTGAACGTGTcgagatgatcattttgtaagttgaaGTGTTCAACTGACAAAATGAAGATAAGTTGAGGTGcttacttgtgcacacccaaagttgaaGGCATAATTGTCAACtgaggccaagtttgaaggTCTGTTAATGTAATATGCCTATTTAAAGGATGATAAATTTACAGTTAATGTATTATGCCTAATTTAAAGGATGATAAATTTACACCTTTCCGAATAGTAGAGTAAATTGAACTCTACTGCTTTTTACTAGTGGAAAACCAAATTAATATACAATAGGAAGTGAAAGCCCCTTGTGAATGTGAGACTACTTTAGTGctcttttgaaatttgaatagcAATTTCCTGTTTCAAACGTTGAATTGTTTTGAGTGTATGCTCAAAACTCCGACCACTGGCGCATTGAACCCAATATTTTTGGCACGGGACATaaatatataactatatatgtGAAAATTATAAACATCAACTCCGATAACAATCTTTTTTGCTTACTTAGTGGGTtctgaataaattatttatacatattaaataaattttaatacaaatagTACAATATTTAAGCTAAAATTATTGGGTCTTGATGAACCCTCACTAAAACGGTGGCTCTGCCATTACTTTTAAACCCATAATTTCAAATGTAATGAATTTAGCATTATAGACtgaatttataaatttaaatattgGATCCACCTCTGACTCCGAAGTCcaatgacttgttttagacacGCTAAAACTTATAAGATAATCTTTGGGCATGCTTTCAAATGTGAAAGTCATATATATggcttacattttttttaaaaaaatgttaacCTTTTGACTTCGTAATTGTAATTTTCCTGGTTGGCCATATAAGAAGCGGAAGAAACTTCTTAATATcctttcaatttatatgatcaatcatgaaaaagaaaattaattcttaTGAAAAGGAACTATATGTCTAGGAAGAAAATGATTTGGAAGATGAGCAGGCCACTAAACAACATTAAGATTCGAGATTTTATGATATTGGTTGAAACAGAATAATTAAGTACGTTACTAATCATTAGCTTACTATTTAATTATAGTGAAGAATTTTCATTAGCTGGCATTTCTTGTTGGTTCATAGTTTAGTAGATTTTCATGatatataagaaagaaaaggacaaaagaaatgagaaaaagccATAAGTTTTGTATAATCTCACAGATCCTGTTATTTAATAATATGTGGATTTCAAGAGTACTTATTCTTGATGGAATTTGTTTAGTCTTAACTAGATATTTGAACGGATacttttttttggtattataaCAATAGCATTGTATACTCgatttattaatttataaaatcttaTCCGTCAGACAATATAGACGCAATAACCTGGCAATTTCATttagagtttaaaaaaaaaaaaagtattccTAATGAAAGAAAGCTTGAAGATCAATGAAAACTGTTTTTTCGACGACGTGTGCCTAAAGAAAGAGTGCATTTAAGCATTTTTGCCATGTCAACATCTAAGGGGTCAAGGCTATCAAACTACCAAATTCAGGAGTAATTAAGACCAAAAATAGTTCAGATATACACTGAATAAAACGTGTCAAGTTTAGAGAATCCCAAATATTCTAcctaaataaaacataaaaaataccTAGATGGTGACCATACCAAATGAATAACCTACATATATATTAGGAAACTCTACTTcaatatctaaaactttattattattttgtaagGGAAGATGCTCTCCATGACATATAGAATCctcccaaaagaaaaaataaaataaaataaaattagcgTGGTACCCTCCATGCAACTTCCAGGAAATGTTGCCTCAACTGTTATTTGCCAGCAACCACAATTCTATCCTCATTCTCCCTCAGCTTCCTTCTCTTTTATGTACCTTCCTTCAATTTGCATCTTCTTGGGCTCTTTCCACCAAAATTTCCTCTAGATTCTTCTcctatttatatataaatatccctttgtatccatcacaattcatcATCATCTTTTCTATAATTATCTATATCCATCCTAAGTCTACATCCAAGAATACTTTGCTTCAACAGGATAGTAAGGAGGTTCAATTGAATTCCTTTCGTTGAAAATTTTTACTGGGATTCAAATCCTAGTGGAGGCAttcttatatttgtattttaaaaccCCTTGTTAAAATTCCTGACTCCACCACCTTCCAAGTTATAATATCAATGGCTAAATTGGGGCGCGACGTCGTGTTTGAGGATTTATTTCCTTCAATGGTGGAGAAACTTGGAGCTGAAGGATTCTTGAAAGAGCTAAGCAATGGGTTTAGAATGCTAATGGATGAGAAGAGGGAAGTCATCACatttgaaagcttgaagaagaaTTCAGAGTTGTTGGGATTGAAGGACATGAGTGATGATGAGGTGATGTGCATGTTGAGAGAAGGGGATTTGGATGGAGATGGTTGCTTGAATGAGATGGAGTTTTGTGTACTCATGGTTCGTTTGAGTCCTGATTTAATGGACATATCAAGAATGTGGTTGGAGGAAACTCTTGCCAAGTTGTAGCTGGGCTTTATTTAATATATCCATTTTGATTCTTGTTATATATCTACAAATCTATCTAGCTTATCCATATAGTTATTGGTTCTTTTGAAATTGTTCATGAATCTTTGTTTCCCACTCAGTGTCCGCTATCCGTTTATTGGGGCCTGAATGATTTGGATTAGTATCGGAAAAATCCAACTTTTGGGGTAAAGCACTTCTTACCAGAGCCTAGAGGCAACTTTTATTCTTAGAGCTCGAACACGAGACCTCTAATTAAAGATAGAAAGACGATATTTATCACCCACCGTAaactttggtatatatatatgtgttatctCAAAATAGAATGTCCATTAGTGGTTTGTAAATTTTTCTAATAttatttacatttatttattgtttagtAAATTATTCTATTTATATTTAATGCAGTCAAACTAGCCGTTAACTAGCCATTGGAGAGAAACTTATATATTGTGCGGCGTGCGTGCGTGCAgataataaacaacaataaattcAGGTCTTACattacatatatcatcataaaaaAACAACACACTaaaattttgtttaaatttattGTATAAGATTTTCACTTAAAGACTCAACCCATTATAGTATGGTTGAAAATTTTGTTACTTTCAATTTCCAGTACAAATTTGGGATCTTTCACACAAAATTTTGATTGCAATTTGTCAATTTCCTTAACCAACTCTCTTTCAACTTCATCGTTCTGCTGCGTTAATTTCTCAAGTCCTTCCAGACTATTTGCTTGAAAATATTCAATGTAGAGCAGCATGCAAAATTACCTTCAATagccttttcttttcccttatcgtcgattgttttcttttttgtcatCATCTCACGTTTTTTATGACTATTAATCCTTTCAAGTGTCATCCTACAACTTAGCGAACACTCAATTGCTTAATTTGCCTGCAAAAATTGGTCACCACCGATCCAACATCTAGTTTACCAACTAGAGACGGTTTACATAAACTGAAAatgtactaattaattaattgctATATTTATGTCGTATTGAAACATTGTATTTCTATTGTAATTATTATGGATCATCTACACAACCAATCTTCTGCAATTTCAAATCCACataaaacaaagaaagatgTGTTGCTTTTTTACAAAGAGCTTTCTGCTTATTAGAGAACGTGACCTCCTTAGAACACTTATCTTTCATagacttcattttattttttcttttgattcgAGAGTTCTTCCTTGCATGATTACAACATAAGAGATGACAAGATAAATATTTCTTATTGAATGAGTGTGTGAATCTCAAATTAGATTTAATATGTAAATAACACAATTAATTACATATAGTATATAGCGGATGTTTGTGCTGAATGTGAAAAATtctgaaaataatgttgtaaaagtAGTACTTTATGGAGAATGGAAttagcttgaggcatgtcaagAACACAATCCTTAAGTATATTTCGCCCACACTGTGAATAAGATAATTAGACATATGTCCGAGTATTCTACAAGCACATCTAGAAATAAATTGGGAAGAGAGACAacagaaaatcaagaaagaaaactcAGCTTTTTAAGATTGGGGGAAAGAAGAGAGTAGATTGAGAAtttttatcttcacttgtatACACCAAAGAagtgtatatataggtgttTCTCCAACGGCTAGTTATCGGCTAGTAACGACTAGCTTGACTgcattaaatatataaatagaataatttactaaataataaataattgtaaataatattagaaaatatttttacaaaCCAATGATGAACATTCTATTTTTAGATAACACTGATTCTTCAACAAATAAGAAGCTATACAAATGTGCGACTTGCGGATTGCGGTGAGCgacgtgtggtgtgtgtgtgcagtgcatgtgtgtgtagataataaacaacaataaagtCATTCTCTTATATTACAACACATGATCATAAAAAGATAGAACAACATACTAAATTTATTATATCGAAATTATCGCTTAAAGACTCAACCAATTAGACGGTATAGTTGAAAAATTTGTTACATTCATTTCAATTACAAATTCAGGATCTTTTGCACCATATTTGATTGtaattcatcaatttcattaaccAAATCTCTTTCAACTTCTTCGATCACTTGTTTTAATTTCTCGATTCCTTCCAAACTAATCGccttaaaaaaattcaatgtAGAAAAACATGTATAATTACTTTCGATGACCTTTCCTTTTCCTTATCATTGAttgctttatttttctttattgccatcttttcccctttttatgaCTATAAAGTGTCATTCTAGAACTTGGTGAACTGTTAGTTGCTTGTTTTGCCTGTAAAAATCGGTCGACGACTGACCCAAAATCTGGTTTACCAAATAAAAACCATTCACCtctaattgaaaaaaaaaaattacaatttcaatTCCACATAGAACAGAAAGGTTTGTTGCTCTCTCACAAAGAGCTTTCTGCTTATTGGAGAACCTGACCTCCTCAGTACGCTTATCTTTCATAaccttcattttatattttcttttcatccGAGAACTCCTCCTTGTCATGATTTTGACAATAAGAGATGACAAGATAAATAGTTCTTATTGAATGAGTGTGCGAATCTCAATTAGATTTAATATGTAAATTACACAATCAATTGCATATAGCGAATGTATGTGCTAAATGTGAACAATTGTAAAAAGAATGTTGTAAAAATAGTTCTTTATGGCGAATAAAATTAGCTTGAGGCTTGTTAAGAACACCGTCCTTCACTATATTTCGCCCACACGGTGAATAAGATAATAAGACACATCCTTGGATATTCAAAAAGCACATCCATTTCCAAACTGGGAACAAaaactcaagaaagaaaacTCAGCGTTTTTCGATAGGACGAAAGAAGAGAGTcgatagaattttttttatcttcacATATATATTCACTGCTAGTTAAGGgctaggggggggggggggggtggttaACTAACTGTTGGCAACGGCTAATTTGACTGcattaaatatacataaatagaataatatacaaaataataaaCAGATGTGAagaatattataaaatatttttataaacaaatGATGAACTTTCTATTTTGAGCTACCACTAATTTTTCAACAAATAAGGAGCTACATAATGTGCGGCGTGCGACGTGTGTGTGGCGTGCTTGCGTATGTGTAGATAATAATCAACAATAAATTCATCTCTTATATTAGAGCACATCATAATAAAAAGATAGAACatactaaaatttatttagATTTATTATATCGAAATTTTCACTTAAAGACTCAACCAATTAGACGGTATGGTTGAAGAATTTGTTACATTCATTTCAAGTAAAAAATTTAGGATCTTTTACACCATAATTTGATTGTAATTCGTCAATTTCATTAACCAAATCTCTTTCAACTTCGTCGATCATTTGCTTTAATTTCTTGAGTCCTTCCCAACCAATCGCCTTAAAATGTTTCAATGTAGAACAGCATCGGGGAAAGAAGAGAGTAGATAGAAATtttttatcttcacttgtatTCACCAAAGAAGTTTATATATAGGTGTTTCTTCAACTGCTAGTTAAcggctagtttttttttttttttttttaacaaactgTTGGCAATGGCTAGTTTGATTGcattaaacatatataaataaaataatttaccaaataataaatagatgtaaataattttataaaattattgtaCAAACCAATGATGAACATTCTATTTTGAGATAACACTAATTTTTCAACAAATAAGAAGTTATATAAATGTACGACATGCGGCGTGCAATGTGCGTGCGTGTGTGTAGATAATAATCAACAATAAATTCATCTCTTATATTTGAGAACATCATTGTAAACAgataaaacacattaaaatttatttagatTTATTATATCAAAATTTTCACTCAAAGATTCAGCCAATTAGACGGTACAGTTGAAGAATTTGTTACATTCATTTCAAGTACAAATTCTGGATCTTTTACACCATAATTTGATTGTAATTAGTCAATTTTATTAACCAAATCTCTTTCAACTTCGCCGATCATTTGCTTTAATTTCTCGAGTCCTTCCAAACCAATCGCCTTAAAATTTTCgatgtacaacaacaacatgcagaGTTACTTTCGATatcctttctttttcccttatcattgattgttttatttttctttattgccatatttttgtgtttttatgaCTATTAAAGTGTCATCCTACAGCTCGGCGAACAATGAGTTGCTTGTTTTGCCTGTAAAAATCGATCGACTACTGATCCAAAATCTGGTTGACCATATAGAAACGGTCAcctctaatttttttaaaaaaaattgcaatttCAATTCCACGTAGAACAGAAAGGTTTCTTGCACTTTTACAAAGAGCTTTTTGCTTATTGGAGAACGTGACCTCCTCAGTATGCTTATCTTttataaacttcattttattttttcttttcatccgAGAGCtcttccttgtcatcattatGACAATAAGAGATGAAAAGATAAATATTTGTTATTGAATTAATGTTCGTATCTTGATTTAGATGTAATATTTAAATTACACAATTAATTA from the Lycium ferocissimum isolate CSIRO_LF1 chromosome 11, AGI_CSIRO_Lferr_CH_V1, whole genome shotgun sequence genome contains:
- the LOC132036238 gene encoding calcium-binding protein KRP1-like is translated as MAKLGRDVVFEDLFPSMVEKLGAEGFLKELSNGFRMLMDEKREVITFESLKKNSELLGLKDMSDDEVMCMLREGDLDGDGCLNEMEFCVLMVRLSPDLMDISRMWLEETLAKL